A genomic window from Lotus japonicus ecotype B-129 chromosome 1, LjGifu_v1.2 includes:
- the LOC130732851 gene encoding uncharacterized protein LOC130732851 isoform X1 has protein sequence MRLIQYVKSAFLIMSNSFSLLFVCIYFVGNQAKLLLSSNPLYNFLFEEVGDVLAELKEYGLKRKGNFKKGSGVGAQRNFQVKVSFEAMAVPTFMQSILLPSNSLLQNICKLYAVALFLGPGRFIPITIKLHYNYRTSSYLIMKKT, from the exons ATGAGATTAATACAGTATGTGAAGAGTGCATTTTTAATCATGTCAAACAGCTTTTCATTACTCTTTgtttgtatttatttcgttGGGAACCAAGCCAAACTTTTGCTCAGTTCTAATCCATTATATAATTTTCTGTTTGAGGAAGTCGGTGACGTGCTTGCAGAATTGAAAGAATATGGTCTGAAGAGGAAAG gTAACTTCAAAAAAGGATCAGGAGTGGGTGCACAAAG AAATTTTCAGGTAAAGGTATCTTTTGAAGCTATGGCAGTTCCAACATTCATGCAAAGCATACTGTTACCATCTAATTCATTGCTTCAGAACATTTGTAAATTGTATGCT GTGGCTTTATTTCTGGGCCCAGGAAGATTTATTCCTATCACTATTAAACTCCACTATAATTACAGAACTTCTTCTTATTTGATCATGAAGAAAACTTAG
- the LOC130732851 gene encoding uncharacterized protein LOC130732851 isoform X2 encodes MRLIQYVKSAFLIMSNSFSLLFVCIYFVGNQAKLLLSSNPLYNFLFEEVGDVLAELKEYGLKRKGNFKKGSGVGAQRNFQVKVSFEAMAVPTFMQSILLPSNSLLQNICKLYANGVMFKHMVSLEE; translated from the exons ATGAGATTAATACAGTATGTGAAGAGTGCATTTTTAATCATGTCAAACAGCTTTTCATTACTCTTTgtttgtatttatttcgttGGGAACCAAGCCAAACTTTTGCTCAGTTCTAATCCATTATATAATTTTCTGTTTGAGGAAGTCGGTGACGTGCTTGCAGAATTGAAAGAATATGGTCTGAAGAGGAAAG gTAACTTCAAAAAAGGATCAGGAGTGGGTGCACAAAG AAATTTTCAGGTAAAGGTATCTTTTGAAGCTATGGCAGTTCCAACATTCATGCAAAGCATACTGTTACCATCTAATTCATTGCTTCAGAACATTTGTAAATTGTATGCT AATGGAGTGATGTTTAAGCATATGGTTTCACTAGAAGAATGA